From one Eisenibacter elegans DSM 3317 genomic stretch:
- the lipA gene encoding lipoyl synthase, translated as MSEATKNQRVKPDWLKIQLPTERTYFDVKDTVKTHKLHTICESGKCPNVGECWSRGTATFMILGDICTRACRFCAVKTGRPEAVDWDEPARVAESVFLMKLKHCVVTSVDRDDLADGGAAVWAATIKAIKAQNPQTTIEVLIPDFKGKAELIHQVTAEKPEVISHNMETVRRLTRQVRRNSDYDRSLSVLKHVSEAGIRPKSGIMVGIGETQAEVLETMDDLRAVGCEVLTIGQYLQPTKEHLEVSEFVSPEVFAFYKAQGLAKGFRHVESGPMVRSSYYAEKHVL; from the coding sequence ATGAGTGAAGCTACCAAAAATCAACGCGTAAAGCCTGATTGGCTCAAGATACAGCTGCCTACCGAGCGCACATATTTTGATGTCAAAGACACGGTCAAAACCCATAAACTACACACTATCTGCGAAAGCGGCAAGTGCCCCAATGTAGGGGAGTGTTGGAGCCGAGGAACGGCTACTTTTATGATTTTGGGCGATATCTGTACCCGCGCCTGCCGCTTTTGTGCTGTCAAAACTGGCCGACCCGAAGCCGTAGACTGGGACGAGCCCGCCCGCGTGGCCGAGTCGGTGTTCTTGATGAAGCTCAAACACTGCGTGGTTACGTCGGTAGACCGCGACGACCTCGCCGATGGTGGTGCCGCTGTTTGGGCTGCCACTATCAAGGCCATCAAAGCACAAAACCCCCAGACTACCATCGAGGTGCTCATCCCTGACTTCAAAGGCAAGGCCGAACTTATTCATCAAGTAACCGCCGAGAAGCCGGAGGTTATCTCGCACAATATGGAGACTGTACGCCGCCTGACACGCCAAGTACGCCGCAACTCTGACTATGACCGCAGTCTATCTGTCTTGAAGCACGTCAGCGAAGCCGGTATCCGCCCCAAATCGGGTATTATGGTCGGTATTGGCGAAACACAGGCTGAAGTGCTCGAAACAATGGATGACCTACGCGCCGTAGGCTGCGAAGTCCTCACTATCGGCCAATACCTACAGCCTACCAAAGAACACCTAGAAGTGTCTGAGTTTGTCAGTCCCGAGGTATTTGCTTTTTATAAAGCACAAGGCCTAGCTAAGGGCTTCCGACACGTAGAAAGCGGCCCTATGGTACGCAGCTCTTATTATGCCGAAAAGCACGTGTTGTAG